One Ictalurus punctatus breed USDA103 chromosome 10, Coco_2.0, whole genome shotgun sequence genomic region harbors:
- the gnao1b gene encoding guanine nucleotide binding protein (G protein), alpha activating activity polypeptide O, b, whose product MGCSVSAEEREAMDRSKAIEKNLKEDGMHEAKVVKLLLLGGGESGKSTIVKQMKIIHEDGFSGDDLKQFKPIVYSNTIQSLFSILKAMETLGIEYEDKDRAPDVKLIYDIISRMEDTEEYTPEVLVAMKRLWKDGGVQACFNRSREYQLNDSAQYYLDSLDRIGSPDYMPTEQDILRSRVKTTGIVETHFSFKNLNFRLFDVGGQRSERKKWIHCFEGVTAIIFCVAMSGYDQMLHEDETTNRMHESLMLFDSICNNKFFVDTSIILFLNKKDLFGEKIKKSPLTMCFPEYTGPNTFEDASAYIQVQFEGKNRSPNKEIYCHLTCATDTGNIQVVFDAVTDIIIANNLRGCGLY is encoded by the exons ATGGGTTGTTCGGTAAGCGCGGAGGAGCGCGAGGCTATGGACCGGAGCAAAGCCATCGAGAAGAACCTGAAGGAGGACGGAATGCACGAGGCCAAAGTGGTGAAGCTGCTGCTGCTCG gtggAGGAGAGTCTGGGAAAAGCACTATTGTCAAACAGATGAA GATTATCCATGAAGATGGTTTCAGTGGAGACGATTTAAAGCAGTTTAAACCCATCGTCTATAGCAACACCATACAGAGTCTGTTCTCCATTTTAAAAGCTATGGAGACCCTCGGCATCGAGTATGAAGACAAGGACAGGGCT CCTGATGTAAAGTTAATCTATGACATAATCAGCCGTATGGAGGACACGGAAGAGTACACACCTGAAGTTCTGGTGGCCATGAAGCGTTTGTGGAAAGATGGAGGAGTTCAGGCCTGCTTCAATCGATCACGAGAATATCAGCTCAATGACTCGGCTCAAta TTATCTGGACAGTTTGGACCGAATCGGATCACCTGATTATATGCCCACTGAGCAGGACATTCTGAGGTCGCGGGTTAAAACCACCGGTATCGTGGAGACACACTTCAGCTTCAAGAACCTGAACTTCAG GCTGTTCGATGTAGGAGGTCAGAGATCCGAGAGGAAAAAATGGATCCACTGCTTTGAAGGTGTGACGGCTATAATCTTCTGTGTAGCGATGAGCGGCTACGATCAAATGTTACATGAAGATGAGACGACG AATCGTATGCACGAGTCCCTCATGCTCTTCGACTCCATCTGTAATAACAAGTTCTTTGTCGACACTTCCATCATCCTCTTCCTCAACAAGAAGGATCTTTTCGGGGAGAAGATAAAGAAATCTCCGCTCACCATGTGTTTCCCCGagtatacag GTCCGAACACGTTTGAAGACGCGTCTGCGTATATACAGGTTCAGTTTGAGGGTAAAAACCGTTCTCCTAATAAAGAGATTTACTGCCACCTGACGTGTGCGACTGACACGGGAAACATTCAGGTGGTGTTCGACGCGGTCACTGACATCATCATCGCCAACAACCTGCGTGGCTGTGGCCTGTACTGA
- the tradd gene encoding tumor necrosis factor receptor type 1-associated DEATH domain protein, with product MNGNTDTSKSAVSSVENRAWSGCVVLFLRCCGPEPDLLSFYKDQQEKFSVFKTIKLTLSDVAGGLDGYEILKLHDADPFLGVELKFMDISPCRRFLDSYSCGSLLQFLSQHASRLLSIPDGVSVEAMLKAGTYTLDHSLQDQERCLQLIYQSQPVRLRDDEVTQLEQQLQNSYIPPIPTQKEVPKNCFLFQKRLFDDRPLTPADQQCFASHVGRDWKRVGRALQKNCRALKGTAIDNLAYEYEREGLYEQAYQLLRRFIESEGRNARLGRLIGALEDAKLINMAEIMLDIQPRE from the exons ATGAACGGAAACACAGATACATCC AAGTCGGCTGTGAGCAGTGTGGAGAATCGGGCGTGGTCAGGGTGCGTGGTGTTGTTCCTGCGCTGCTGTGGTCCAGAACCTGATCTTCTGTCCTTCTACAAAGACCAGCAGGAGAAGTTCAGTGTCTTCAAGACCATTAAACTCACtctgtcag ATGTTGCAGGTGGACTCGATGGTTATGAAATCCTCAAGCTTCATGACGCTGATCCGTTCCTGGGAGTGGAGCTGAAGTTCATGGACATCAGTCCCTGTAGGCGTTTCCTGGACAGCTACTCGTGTGGCTCGCTGCTTCAGTTCCTGTCCCAGCATGCATCACGCCTGCTCTCCATTCCTGACGGTGTGAGCGTGGAGGCCATGCTCAAGGCAGGAACATACACCTTGGACCACAGCCTTCAAGATCAAGAACGCTGTCTACAGCTCATATACCAGTCTCAG CCCGTGCGTTTGCGGGATGACGAGGTCACGCAGCTCGAGCAGCAGCTACAGAACAGCTATATCCCCCCCATCCCGACACAGAAGGAAGTGCCCAAGAACTGCTTCCTGTTCCAGAAACGGCTCTTCG ACGACAGGCCTCTGACGCCCGCAGATCAGCAGTGCTTCGCTTCTCACGTGGGCCGCGATTGGAAGCGAGTGGGTCGAGCGTTACAGAAGAACTGCCGGGCGCTGAAGGGGACGGCCATCGACAATCTCGCTTACGAGTATGAGAGGGAGGGGCTTTACGAACAGGCCTATCAGCTACTCAGACGCTTCATCGAATCAGAGGGCCGGAACGCCAGGCTGGGGCGTCTCATCGGCGCGCTGGAGGATGCCAAGCTGATCAACATGGCCGAGATCATGTTGGACATTCAGCCCAGAGAGTGA